A region from the Geobacter benzoatilyticus genome encodes:
- a CDS encoding TRAP transporter small permease has protein sequence MERFLGIISKSFMVLGGTALLALVLLATGNVALRITAEPFAGTYEIVSFLGAVVIAGALAHTQRRKDHIVVDILSEKFPAPVKRVLDAVNYAITCALFGIVSWQVWVWGDKLRESGELSETLQFTYYPFVYVVAAGFAALTGVLFLDFMKALLRGREDGE, from the coding sequence ATGGAACGATTTCTCGGCATCATATCCAAATCATTCATGGTCCTCGGCGGCACGGCGCTCCTGGCGCTGGTGCTCCTGGCCACGGGCAACGTGGCGTTGCGCATCACCGCCGAGCCCTTTGCGGGCACCTACGAGATCGTCTCTTTCCTGGGCGCCGTCGTTATAGCCGGTGCCCTGGCGCACACCCAGCGGCGGAAAGATCACATCGTGGTGGACATCCTCTCGGAGAAGTTTCCGGCTCCAGTGAAACGGGTGCTCGACGCGGTTAACTATGCAATCACCTGCGCCCTGTTCGGCATCGTCTCCTGGCAGGTCTGGGTCTGGGGCGACAAACTCCGCGAGTCGGGAGAGCTGTCGGAAACCCTCCAGTTCACCTACTACCCCTTCGTCTACGTGGTGGCGGCCGGCTTCGCCGCCCTGACCGGGGTGCTGTTTCTCGATTTCATGAAGGCGCTGCTGCGCGGCAGGGAGGATGGGGAGTGA